The Macaca mulatta isolate MMU2019108-1 chromosome 19, T2T-MMU8v2.0, whole genome shotgun sequence sequence GGAAAGGCGACCCGGAGACCCATGTGAAGGCGCAGGGGACTTAAATGCAGTCCCCCGCGGACTCCGGCACTCCCCAAACCTTACCTTTTCTCCTAAATCCTTGATACCTACAGTCCGTGTGGGGTCTGCAGGCTCTGGggctctgggctgggcgcagggCCCGCCATGGGTCTTGGGCACGTAGGCCGAGCCAGAGGTTGTCTCCCATCTGCTGAGGACCTCGTCGAAAGCCCAGATGCGAGAATCCTGCTTTGCAGCCGGGGGTAGAGGGTCCGCGACCCTGGACTGGAGAGAAGGCGCTGCACATCAGCTAGAAAGACTCAGGAGTCCGTATCACCCCCCACCCCAAGCTCTGACCTCTTCCAGTCGGCCCCCGGCCCTTTCCTCTGCAATCCCTGGCATTCAGCTTCCCTGGTGCCTCCTCTCTCAGACCCAGGACTCTAGGACCCTCCTCCTTCAGAGAGGAGTCCAAACTCCCAATACCCTTTACTTAGCCCGTATCTTTCTGGGTCTCCAGTCCCCGCAGGGCTTCAGCCTAGGGTCTGCCCACCTGCACCGTGGGCGGGATGATGGGTACGGGTGGGATAATGCGGTGGGCAACGTAGCTGCTGGTGCGATGCCAGTTGGGCCTGGATCCAGGTACCTCGGTTGCAGAGATACGGCACCACGCTGGGCCACAGCACAGAGCCAAGCTGCCACCAGCCATAGTTTCACCTCCACCCGGTAGCCAAGCAGTAGCTGGCTTGTTGTGGTTGTTGCCCCAGGTGACAGAACCCGCCCACCCTGAACCTAGCCAATCGAGGGCCTGCAGACATGTGGATGGATGGAGTGAGaaagagacccagagacagagggacagGGACCCCAAGAGGGGCACAGAGAAACACGGGGAGGGGGATGGAGACTCAAAGAGAGGAGGtcggaaggggaaggagaagttCAGAATTTCAGAGACCCAGTGGGTGGGGGACAGAGAAACCCAAAAAGAAGGATAGGGACCTGGAGGTGTCAAGAtccagacagagagacagagacccctGCACTACACCTAGCAACTCAGGACCTCCATGAGAAACACCCCCTTCTTCCAGGGCCCAGATGCTCCCGGCTACTTCCTCTGTCTACCAGGCCTGCCCACCTCGGGGTAAGGATTTCCAGACATCCCCTGGGCTCCCCGACCCTCCCTGCACGTGCTGAAGTAATCAGCACTAGCATTGGCTGTCCTGCCTGCCTTTGATTTGCCTGAAAAGTTCCACCTGGGTAGGCAGAGTGTGGAAAGAGGAGGGAACCACAGAGAAGTGCACAGGGACATAGCGAAAAAGATGGGCTTTGATGAGTGAGAAAGAAGTACaagaggagagagacaggaaggaagaaacagaCCACATTGGAAATAGAGCTATTAGGACTGACCCAGAGGCTAGAGCCACTGGAAGttagagacagagaggaaggggGCAAAAAAGGGCAAAATCACAGATAGTAAACAAAgagatgtagaaactgaggcagTCACGCCCCAGCCCGCCCAGGGGCCTGGTCTGTGCAGATGGGTGGAGGGGATGCCTATGTCTTTTGCTCAAAGCTGGacctgagagagagagggagagagacagattgtgtgtgtgtgtatgtgtgtgttggcaACACATGTGGGGCGATGGGTAATACGTCATGGGCTGTTGTGAAGGCCTATGATCTCGCCCTGGCTTCCTTGTAACTTCTTCACTATAAAGAGCTTTTGgtcaccaggcacggtggctcactcctgtaatcccagcactttggaaggctgaggcacgcggatcacttgaggtgaggagtttgagaccagcctggccaacatggcaaaaccctgtctctaccaaaaaatacaaaaattagccacgcttggtggcgcgcacctgtaatcccagctaaggcaggagaatcacttgaacttgagaggtgaATGTTTCAGTGAGttcagattgcgccactgcactttagcctgggtgacagagaaagactctatccaaaaaaaaaaaaaaaagagctttaggtcaaggcctctgcctcctccaccccCATTATCTCATCCCACCAGCCCATTCTTCAGACAAGGAAAACTGAGGCTGCCTTCTGCAGCCAGGCCCAGAATCCCACTTACCCCTCCTCCCCCATTCAGGCTTCTGGGGCCCTTCTGTTGGATTTTTCTGGCCCTACTCAAGGGCTCTCAATGCACAGTGACCCCTGATCCTAGCCAGGAGGCAGGCTAGTTAGTCAGAACATCATGCCCCACTCAAGCtggacaaattttttttttttttttttttttgagacagagtttcactccttttgcccagactggagtgcaatgacatggccttggctcactgcaagctctgcctcccaggtttaagcaattctcctgcctcaccctccggaGTAGTTTgaattacaagcacctgccaccatgcccagctgatttatttttataattttagtagagacggggtttcaccatgttggccagactggccttgagctcctgacctcaggtgagtcgcccacctcggcctcccaaagtgctgggattacaggcgtgagtcatcacaCCCGGCCATCACGCTGGACAATTTTAAGGTCTGTTTCTTTCCCAATGTAGGGTAAAAACTGGGACAAGGAAAAGGGCTAGAAACCTGACTCCATCTCCCCACCCAGGCCTGAACTCTCCAGCATCCTGATGACTTCTCATACAACCTTGTTTGTACTCCCCCTGTGATGGGTGGCTCATTACCTCACAAGAGACTATTCTAAGCCAACGCCTGCCTCCTCTCACCAAGTAAGATTTCCCATTTGAACCCCAGCTCCCAGACACTTAAAGGCCTTCTGTGGACCATGTTCTCAAGGTCCCCTGGCCATCTGCTTGCATGTTCCAGTGTCTCTCCTTCCCCAACCACATCTTGAAATGTCCCCTCCCACTCTCCAGGATGAGCAAGGTGGTAACCTCTGAGACTAAGTAGTCAGTAACTTAACGCCAAGGGCCACCAATGATCAAATCCATGAGAGTTGATCTGAGGAGTTTTGTATTAGGACTAAGAAACagtaaacactcagtaaatagTGGCtcttattatcatcatcatctttttcttttcttttttttttttttttgagacgaagtctcgctcttgtcccccagggtggagtgcagtggggtgatctcggctcactgcaaactccacctcccagcttcaagcaattctcctgcctcagcctcctgagtagctgggattacaggcacctgccaccacacccggctaattttttttttttttttttgtatttttagtagagatggggtttcactatgttagccaggatggtctcggtctcctgaccttgtgatccgcccatctcggcctcccaaagtgctgagattacaggcgtgagccaccgcgccctgccaattttttctattttaagtagagacggggtttcaccatgttggccaggttggtctcaaactcctgacctcaggtgatccgcccaccttggcctccaaaagttctggaattacaggcatgagccactgcacctgggtatcatcatcatcattcttaCCCTCAAGTTGCTCCAGGAGAACTCCTATTCAACCTTCAAAACCCCATATGGTTTCACCCATCCTGCAGAGACTAAGCTCAAAATCATAGAATTGTGATTTTGTGATCATTTGATGAGTTCCCAAACTGGGATCCTTAGAGCAACTGGGCCCCCTGAGGTCTCTCAGCATCCAGCTCAGTTCTTTTCTGCCTGACCAGTTACTGGGCACGGGCCTCAAGCCCAGCCAGTCCAACTGAGGAGTGTGCAGGCACAGACAGTGTCAATTCGAATCTATCGCCAGCCCATACGGCCCTGGGCATCAGCGATCAATGCCCGTACTTAGGACTGCTTGGTCTTGCACTCAGACACCCAGTGCCTTTGGTCCACACCCCAGCAgccccctccacctgcccccGGGCCACCTTCCTCAGAGTTATCAGCCTTGCAGCGAGTTTCAAAGAAGTACTGGCGGAGGGGACTGCCACCAGCTGCAGGCACCTCACCCAGCACCTCCACCTCACGCCCACGCAAGTCCACAGCGGTCCAGGAGTCAGTCACCCAGCCGCTGACTGCATCGCGGCCAGTTCACCCCGACGACTCCCTGGTGCAGTTTCACTCACCCCACACCAGCTGCGGTTGGCCAGGGTGCCTGCTGACTCTCGAAAGGCCCCAGCCTCCAGCAGGAGAAGCAGAGGGGGCCCAGCAGAAGCACCCCTAGACAGGACCACTCGGTGGGGGGGGACAGAAGGTCCCACTCAGGGCCAGAAATGGGAGTAATGTCGAGGGTGAGGTTGGGACTCAATTGGCACactggggaggaggaaaaggaggaggatggggagggagcATGAGGGGAGGGGGAGCAGTTCTCGGAGCACCTGGAGACAGAGAGCAGGAGGCTGGGATTAGAGAAAGGGGTGAAAACTTCAGTGGGGACAGAAGTTGGAAACCCCAGGGGAGGCTTGCCTGCCAGGATTGTGGGGAAGCTCTTGTTCTAGAAGTTTGGGGGATCCTATATCTAACACTTGCATAACGCCCAAATTGtagattaataataaatatacaactactactgtgactcacgcctgtaatcccagcgctttgggaggccgaggtgggcggctcacatgaggtgaggagttcaagaccagcctagccaacttggtgaaactctgtagctactaaaatttcaaaattagccaggcatggtggcacacgtgactataatcccagctactccagagactgaggaaggagaattgcttaaacccaggaggcagaggttgcagtgagccaagattgtaccattacactctaacctgggcaacaagagcgaaaatccatatcaaaaataaataataataatagaataaaaataagtattcaaCTACTATTACTTAATAGCAACAGATGATGAAATacaggctcagagaaattaatgATTTGTGTCCGGTCACACAGCCAGCAGATGGCACAGATGGGACTTAAAGTCTGGGTAACTGCACTCTGCCATCCTTCCTGTACAACTCTGAGGAAACATAAGTCTTGCATCTTGTAGGATGTtccaatcaattttttttttttttttttttttttttttttttttgagacagagtctcactctgcccaggctggagtgcagtggcacaatctcggctcactgcaacgtctgcctcatgggttcaagtgattctcctgcctcagtcttctcagtagctggaattacaggcgcctgccgctgtgcccagctgatttttgtatttttagtagacataggctttcaccatcttggccagactggtcttgaactcccgatttCAAGCGAtacttctgccttggcttccaaaactgctgggattacaggcgtgagacaccacacctgatCCCAAACAAATTGTTTTAATACGAGATCTTGCTGATTCCCCGCTGcacttgaaatcctgggctcaagcaatcctcctgctgtggctcctgagtagctgggactacagactaagccaccacgcctggccacattcTACAATTTGGAGAAAGGCCACAACCTGGAATCCTAGGGAGACCCCAGTTCACCTCAAAACTGCCACTAAGGAGGTAAAACGCTGCCCCTCTGAGACAGGCGTCAGTTTTCCCGTGTGTGAAATTGACCTGGCACTGGGAGAGGCTGGTGGAGGCGTGGATGTTGCAGTTTCTCTACAACATTCTGGAAGCCTGTGGTTCTAGGAAAGGGTGGTGTGGAGAAGACTGGGAAACAGCCAGTGGTTACCAGACCTGTCAGCACCTCCTCCACCTTGGAGCTCTGGGGCTGGTAGTCCCCAGGCTTCGGGGGGCCCCTGTGGAGGACACAGCTGGCTCCCTCTTTCCTGACATCTCAGGAGAGGGAGGGGGCAACCACTTAGGGGAAGAAAAGATCAGGCAGGGTATACAGGCAGGTGGGGAAGGGGCCAAATCCCTGAACACCCCCTCCCCAGAGTTCCTCTTGAAGTGCAGGGTACCCAGGAGTCAAGTCCCCGGCCCCTTTCCGAGGCCCCTTTTCTACCCAGGTGATGGCTCCTGGCAGGGATGGGAAGCAGATGGAGAGAGGgtagggaagaggaggagaagggaggagcaATGCTTGAAGGAGGCTGGAAGAGATGACATCCCCCTCCGCCCATTCATTCAATTCAGGTTCCCACCCCGGCACCTGCACTGCCAGTGCCAACctcagagggaggaagagggagctCAGCCTAGAAGGCTCAGGCCCTGCCCCCTGGGCCACACTGACCATGTGGCCTTCCTTCTCCCCACAGAAGGTGAGACCATGGACACCTCCTGAGCTGGATGACATCCCCTGTCCCCACCCTGTTTTTACCAGAGTTCTGACAGTGTGACTTTGTAAAAAATGGTTTTGAAGCTGGACCCACCCTGCGTGTGTGTGGTTGCCCTGAGTCCACAGAAAGACAACCCCAGAGTGCGCACCGAGAAGCCTTTATTGCGGGAGGAACGGGGTGTCTGCTGGCTCCAGAAGTCGAGATGGACTTGGAGGGCTGGGGGGAGGGTCCTTTGAGGAAGAGGAGGCCTGGAGGTGGGGGTCATCACAGGTCAAAGGGTGGTCCTTGGGACCCCCACAGTCAGAGGTGCTGCGGCGGCAGAGTGCACAGCGACAGCTGAGAGCCACGGGGACGGAGACCACGGGGTCCACGCCAGGCGGGCAGCCAGGGAGCCGGATGGACTCGAAGCGCACCTCACGGTAGTTGCACACCACCTGGGGCACTGGCGGCAGGACCGCCTGCAGCACCCGCATCTGGAGGATGTGTGGATAGGGGAGTGAGCATGTGCCTGGGGCCAGCGCCTCCGCTGACCTCCCAAGCTGCCCCCAAAGGTCCCAGACTCAGGAGTCCAGGAAGCCCTCTGTTCCCGCCCTCCCACACCCCATTCCCCAGCCCCCGACCAGACAGGCAGACCGCCCTTCCTCCCCCGCTGCCTCTGTGACCCGGCCCTGAGGTGGCAGCAACTGCTGCTGGACCCGGGCAGCTCACCATGGTGGGACAGTAGCCGGCACAGATGGTGGTGTTGACGGTGATGCACACGGGGCAGGCCTCCTTCTCGGCAGCCAGGGTGGCATTGATGGGGCGGCACAGTGGCCGCAGCGGCTCCCTGGATGCCCGTGCCCCGcccatgctcagcagcagccacagcagcagcCCCTGGGACAAGGACACTGCTTCAGCCCAGTCTGAGACCACAGCCCCGTGCCCTGGCCCTCCCATTCCCCGGGTACACCACGTGCAACGACCCAGAGACCCTTCCCAGCATCTCCTAGTCAGGACCCACCGCCCAGACACCTGCCTTTCAGCGCCCACCCCACAGCCCAGAGGACCTGAGATACCGCAACATTTCAGAAACCCACCCTCAGGGATTGCCCCACCTGAAGCTTACTGGGGGTCACGTCCCTCCGGAAAGAGGCCTCCTTCCACAGCTCACACGCGTCTGCCCCTTCTCATGCCAGTGATGGCCTGGAAGGAGGTGGAAGGTGCCCAGGGGCCCTGCAGTCTTACCTGGAGCATCTCCATCATTGGTGCGTCCCCTGCCTCGTGTACCTGGCTTTATACCTCCGGGTTGTGGGGGCGGCAAGGCCACCAGGAGGTGGTAGGATGCTGGGGTGACCTCGACACTAACACCCCGGGGGGTGAGAGGTGCACAAGGCCAGGGAGGCACAGGAGTGGCTCAGCGGGACGTCCCAGCCCTCTCCCCTCAGTGGTCCAGCGCCAAGAGTGAGGCAGAGACCACGGTGAAGTGACCTCAGAGACTCAGTCGTCCAGTGCTAGGGTCTAGTCGGCGTTGGAGGCACAGGAGTAGGGTGTAGGAAAACCGGCCTCTGCCTATCGTGCGGTCTTGGGAGCCAGAGGAGGCCGTGACCCGAGAAAGGTGCGGGACTGAAGCCTCAACCCTCCTCCATTTAAGGCATTCCTCCGCCACAGTCCAACCTCCCAGGAGGGGCGCGGCTTCGGACTTAGCTTCTGCCCAATCCGCGAGGGTCTCCCCGTGACTTTGCAGCCAAGGAAGTTGCTTGACCCAGATGCCCCGCAGCGAACGATTCAGCCAGAGCCCCACATCTCCCTTAGGGACCTCCGCCCTCCCTACCCTCAAGCTAGGATGCCTGGAGCGGTCCCCGGAAATGGGGTGGCTCAGATGATTTAACTCATTATTTAATACGCCCGCAGGGGGCGTGTCCTGCCCGAGGGGTCAAGCCTCGACGGACGTTATCTGGACTTAGTCCCTTCCCCTCGATACCGCAGCTGAGTGG is a genomic window containing:
- the LOC100429320 gene encoding choriogonadotropin subunit beta isoform X1; translated protein: MGGPGHGAVVSDWAEAVSLSQGLLLWLLLSMGGARASREPLRPLCRPINATLAAEKEACPVCITVNTTICAGYCPTMMRVLQAVLPPVPQVVCNYREVRFESIRLPGCPPGVDPVVSVPVALSCRCALCRRSTSDCGGPKDHPLTCDDPHLQASSSSKDPPPSPPSPSRLLEPADTPFLPQ
- the LOC100429320 gene encoding choriogonadotropin subunit beta isoform X2; translation: MMEMLQGLLLWLLLSMGGARASREPLRPLCRPINATLAAEKEACPVCITVNTTICAGYCPTMMRVLQAVLPPVPQVVCNYREVRFESIRLPGCPPGVDPVVSVPVALSCRCALCRRSTSDCGGPKDHPLTCDDPHLQASSSSKDPPPSPPSPSRLLEPADTPFLPQ
- the LOC100429320 gene encoding choriogonadotropin subunit beta isoform X3, with translation MLQGLLLWLLLSMGGARASREPLRPLCRPINATLAAEKEACPVCITVNTTICAGYCPTMMRVLQAVLPPVPQVVCNYREVRFESIRLPGCPPGVDPVVSVPVALSCRCALCRRSTSDCGGPKDHPLTCDDPHLQASSSSKDPPPSPPSPSRLLEPADTPFLPQ
- the LOC100429320 gene encoding choriogonadotropin subunit beta isoform X4 produces the protein MGGARASREPLRPLCRPINATLAAEKEACPVCITVNTTICAGYCPTMMRVLQAVLPPVPQVVCNYREVRFESIRLPGCPPGVDPVVSVPVALSCRCALCRRSTSDCGGPKDHPLTCDDPHLQASSSSKDPPPSPPSPSRLLEPADTPFLPQ